The following proteins come from a genomic window of Corallococcus sp. NCRR:
- a CDS encoding CapA family protein yields MVTLFLCGDVMTGRGIDQALPHPAPPGIHESYLKDARAYVALAEERNGPIRKPVGFGEIWGDALAALDQAAPDVRLINLETSITTSDQWWPDKGIHYRMHPENAACLKAARIDCCALANNHVLDWGYPGLTQTLATLRRQGIATAGLGEDLEEAQKPALLAAGAGRRVVVFSGGDVSSGIPPSWAARKDRPGVDLLPGCAESWTARDAGWHRGRGWSWMGTGSSSCNGSEEGARRGR; encoded by the coding sequence TTGGTTACCCTCTTCCTCTGCGGCGACGTGATGACCGGCAGGGGCATTGATCAGGCACTGCCCCACCCTGCTCCACCCGGCATCCATGAGTCCTACCTGAAGGATGCCCGGGCCTACGTCGCGCTGGCGGAAGAGCGCAACGGCCCCATCCGCAAGCCGGTCGGCTTCGGAGAAATCTGGGGAGACGCGCTCGCCGCGCTGGATCAGGCCGCGCCCGACGTCCGGCTCATCAACCTGGAGACAAGCATCACCACGAGCGATCAGTGGTGGCCCGACAAGGGCATCCACTACCGCATGCACCCGGAGAACGCCGCCTGTCTCAAGGCGGCCCGAATCGACTGCTGCGCGCTGGCGAACAACCACGTGCTGGACTGGGGTTACCCGGGGCTGACGCAGACCCTGGCCACCCTCCGCCGTCAGGGAATCGCCACCGCGGGACTGGGGGAAGACCTGGAGGAAGCCCAGAAGCCCGCGCTCCTGGCCGCCGGTGCCGGGCGGAGGGTCGTGGTGTTTTCGGGTGGAGATGTCAGCAGCGGCATTCCGCCATCCTGGGCGGCGAGGAAGGACAGACCGGGCGTGGACCTGCTGCCTGGTTGTGCGGAGTCCTGGACCGCGAGGGACGCCGGCTGGCACCGCGGACGCGGGTGGAGCTGGATGGGAACGGGGTCCTCCTCCTGCAATGGGAGTGAGGAAGGAGCCCGGCGCGGGCGGTGA
- a CDS encoding FmdB family zinc ribbon protein, with amino-acid sequence MPIYEFFCRKCQEPFTAFMSMQEHDERAPKCPRGHDAKEVEKRISSAHAVTTKKSLTY; translated from the coding sequence ATGCCCATCTACGAGTTCTTCTGCCGCAAGTGTCAGGAGCCCTTCACCGCGTTCATGTCCATGCAGGAGCACGACGAGCGAGCACCGAAGTGCCCGCGCGGCCACGACGCGAAGGAGGTGGAGAAGCGCATCTCCTCCGCCCATGCCGTGACGACAAAGAAGTCGCTCACCTACTGA